A section of the Virgibacillus sp. NKC19-3 genome encodes:
- a CDS encoding carbohydrate ABC transporter substrate-binding protein, whose translation MKLRYLLFAGLIILLTAGLVACGGAEESGSTAQDDSSADETSGDEEVTLHLAALESAYDDEMWENIIENYEAANENVAIELTSEKNLEEVIRPQMQAGDYPDVFLLATDREEALTETLIKEDGLENISDVLDMTVPGEDVAVKDKMLEGFSDTLATNPYGDGEMYMAPMFYSPSGMFYNAGLLEEKGWEVPTTWDEMWELGDESVEEELSLFTYPIAEYFDTFLGSMFYASGGPDFFNSVMTYEEGIWETAEAERVLQTVEQLADYTHPNTVANANPNDFTRNQQLILDNEALFMPNGTWVVEEMADAPRADDFEWGMTSVPAFEDGQGDRYAFTFFEQMWIPEQAENKEAAKEFIAYMYSDEAADIFLEAGAVQPIEGMTDKLEGQKQEFYSIYEEDVLPAMGTFASTEPVPGANMGDALYGSVDSVVNGNMSVQEWQADIQEVSDKLRPQMK comes from the coding sequence ATGAAATTGAGGTATCTATTATTTGCCGGACTCATAATACTGTTGACAGCTGGTTTGGTTGCTTGTGGAGGTGCTGAGGAGAGTGGTAGTACAGCACAAGATGATTCAAGTGCAGACGAAACATCCGGCGACGAAGAAGTTACCTTGCATTTAGCTGCATTGGAATCAGCTTATGACGACGAAATGTGGGAAAATATTATTGAGAATTATGAGGCGGCTAATGAGAATGTCGCCATAGAATTAACCAGTGAAAAGAATCTTGAAGAAGTAATTAGACCACAAATGCAAGCTGGAGACTATCCAGATGTTTTTTTGCTGGCGACTGATCGTGAAGAAGCGTTGACGGAAACGCTAATTAAGGAAGATGGACTTGAGAACATAAGCGATGTTCTAGATATGACTGTACCAGGTGAAGATGTTGCTGTTAAAGATAAGATGTTGGAAGGATTCAGCGATACACTTGCTACCAACCCATATGGCGATGGGGAAATGTATATGGCCCCCATGTTCTACAGTCCATCCGGGATGTTCTATAATGCCGGTCTGTTAGAAGAAAAAGGTTGGGAAGTACCTACAACATGGGATGAAATGTGGGAACTTGGTGATGAATCTGTTGAGGAAGAATTGTCCTTGTTCACTTACCCGATTGCTGAGTATTTCGATACGTTTTTAGGGTCCATGTTTTATGCTTCCGGTGGTCCTGATTTCTTCAATTCTGTGATGACGTACGAAGAGGGGATTTGGGAGACAGCAGAAGCAGAACGGGTTCTGCAAACGGTGGAACAACTCGCCGACTATACACACCCAAATACAGTGGCAAATGCAAACCCAAATGATTTTACTAGAAATCAACAACTAATCTTAGATAATGAAGCATTGTTTATGCCAAATGGCACATGGGTTGTTGAAGAGATGGCCGATGCTCCAAGAGCTGATGATTTTGAATGGGGTATGACGTCTGTGCCTGCATTTGAAGATGGGCAAGGTGATCGCTATGCCTTTACATTCTTTGAACAGATGTGGATCCCTGAACAAGCTGAAAACAAAGAAGCAGCTAAAGAATTCATCGCGTATATGTATTCGGATGAAGCAGCTGACATCTTCCTGGAAGCTGGTGCAGTGCAGCCGATCGAAGGTATGACGGATAAACTGGAAGGACAAAAACAAGAGTTTTACAGCATCTATGAAGAAGACGTGCTTCCTGCAATGGGAACTTTCGCATCTACCGAGCCGGTACCTGGGGCTAATATGGGTGATGCACTATATGGAAGTGTCGATAGCGTAGTCAATGGTAACATGTCTGTTCAGGAATGGCAGGCAGATATACAAGAAGTTTCTGACAAGTTAAGACCTCAAATGAAATAG
- a CDS encoding carbohydrate ABC transporter permease has product MSYLSKKMARSIFIAVCISPALLLFILFMVVPTFEVFRMSLYRWGGLSSTQQFVGLDNFQILWNDMQFIQSFQNTILLIVLVAIVTMFFSLVFAAILTREKLIGGNFFRVIFYIPNILSIVVIAGIFSAIYNPENGLLNSIFGIFNLENWQQLWLGNQDIVIYSVAGALVWQAIGYYMVMYMSSMAGIPASYYEAAALEGAGKIKQFTAITLPLIWNNIRTTMAFYIISTINLSFLLVMAMTGGGPNGSTEVFLSYMYDQAYSNSTYGYGMAIGVVVFTFSFLLAAIVSQITKRDVLEY; this is encoded by the coding sequence GTGAGCTACTTGAGTAAAAAAATGGCAAGATCTATATTTATAGCGGTATGTATATCTCCTGCGCTTCTATTATTTATCCTCTTTATGGTTGTACCAACATTTGAGGTTTTTCGAATGTCCCTGTATCGATGGGGAGGACTGTCCAGCACACAACAATTTGTGGGCTTGGACAACTTTCAAATCTTGTGGAATGATATGCAGTTTATCCAGTCATTTCAGAATACGATCTTACTGATTGTTTTGGTAGCTATCGTCACCATGTTTTTTTCACTTGTATTCGCAGCTATATTAACAAGGGAAAAATTGATTGGTGGGAATTTTTTTAGAGTCATATTTTATATTCCAAATATTTTATCTATCGTTGTTATAGCAGGTATATTTTCAGCTATTTATAATCCGGAAAATGGATTATTAAATAGTATTTTTGGAATTTTTAACTTAGAAAACTGGCAGCAGCTCTGGTTGGGCAATCAGGATATCGTTATCTATAGTGTTGCCGGGGCGCTAGTCTGGCAGGCTATTGGCTATTATATGGTTATGTATATGTCCAGTATGGCTGGTATTCCAGCTAGTTATTATGAGGCGGCGGCTTTGGAAGGTGCGGGTAAGATTAAACAATTTACTGCCATTACACTTCCATTGATATGGAATAATATTCGAACAACAATGGCATTTTATATTATTAGTACCATCAACCTTAGCTTTTTGCTGGTAATGGCGATGACAGGCGGAGGACCAAATGGATCAACAGAAGTTTTTCTCTCCTATATGTATGATCAGGCATATAGCAATTCAACTTACGGCTATGGGATGGCCATAGGAGTTGTTGTTTTCACCTTCTCGTTTTTACTTGCTGCTATTGTCAGCCAAATTACCAAACGTGATGTGCTGGAGTATTAA